From Mauremys reevesii isolate NIE-2019 linkage group 10, ASM1616193v1, whole genome shotgun sequence, the proteins below share one genomic window:
- the MRM2 gene encoding rRNA methyltransferase 2, mitochondrial: MSRYQRLVSTSLQCQWFHTAAGRLKSKTGAEHRWLERHLKDPFVRATKQHNYRCRSAFKLLEIDDKHKVLRPGLSVIDCGAAPGAWSQVAVQRVNALGTDPNAPVGFVLGVDLLHIPPLEGAVFLPNADITDPVTLKKIQELLPTERADVILSDMAPNATGIRELDHQKLINLCLTLLDLSQSILRPRGTILCKFWDGRDTHLLQNRLMEHFQDVRTIKPQASRKESAEIYYLAKLYNDGVKHQRH; the protein is encoded by the exons ATGAGCCG TTATCAGAGGTTGGTGAGCACTTCCCTTCAGTGCCAATGGTTCCACACTGCAGCAGGACGTCTAAAGAGCAAAACGGGGGCAGAGCACCGCTGGCTGGAGCGACATCTTAAGGATCCATTTGTGAGGGCAACAAAACAACATAATTATCGTTGCCGGagtgctttcaaactgctggagATAGATGACAAACATAAGGTTCTTCGTCCAGGGCTCTCTGTGATAGACtgcggggcagctcctggagcTTGGAGTCAGGTTGCTGTACAGCGAGTTAATGCTTTGGGCACTG ATCCTAATGCCCCTGTTGGTTTTGTCCTTGGAGTTGACCTTCTTCATATTCCCCCCCTGGAAGGAGCAGTCTTCCTTCCCAATGCTGATATTACAGATCCAGTCACGCTTAAGAAGATCCAAGAGCTCCTTCCTACAGAGAGGGCAGATGTTATCTTGAGTGACATGGCACCTAATGCCACAGGGATCCGAGAGCTAGATCATCAGAAGTTGATTAACTTGTGCTTGACCCTTTTGGATCTGTCCCAAAGTATCTTGCGGCCAAGGGGAACCATCCTCTGTAAATTCTGGGATGGACGGGACACCCATCTGCTCCAAAACAGACTAATGGAGCACTTCCAAGATGTGAGAACTATAAAGCCTCAGGCCAGCCGGAAAGAGTCAGCAGAGATCTATTACTTGGCAAAACTGTACAACGATGGAGTGAAACATCAGAGACACTGA
- the NUDT1 gene encoding 7,8-dihydro-8-oxoguanine triphosphatase isoform X1 codes for MGGGGGAAGPRADRRSDVHKQALHTGAGGAAPAGVAGHEETWIRGWALEWIRGQSASGELLEESGLTVDNLQKMGQITFEFVGNSELMEVHVFRADTFHGEPTESDEMRPQWFQLDQVPFSHMWPDDVYWFPLLLQKKLFRGYFKFRGLDTILEYTLRQVEEV; via the exons ATGGGTGGTGGGGGCGGAGCGGCCGGGCCGAGAGCGGATAG ACGGAGCGATGTTCACAAGCAAGCTCTTCACACTGGTGCTGGTGGTGCAGCCCCAGCAGGTGTTGCTGGGCATGAAGAAACGTGGATTCGGGGCTGGGCGCTGGAATGGATTCGGGGGCAAAGTGCAAGCGG ggagctgctggaagagagCGGATTGACTGTAGACAATTTGCAGAAGATGGGTCAGATCACCTTTGAGTTTGTAGGTAACTCTGAGCTCATGGAAGTCCACGTCTTCCGGGCGGACACCTTTCACGGAGAGCCAACAGAAAGTGACG AAATGCGTCCGCAGTGGTTTCAACTGGATCAGGTGCCTTTCAGTCACATGTGGCCAGATGATGTCTACTGGTTCCCCCTACTGCTCCAAAAGAAGTTGTTCCGGGGCTATTTTAAGTTCCGGGGCCTAGACACTATTCTGGAGTACACGCTGAGGCAGGTGGAGGAGGTTTAA
- the NUDT1 gene encoding 7,8-dihydro-8-oxoguanine triphosphatase isoform X2 — translation MFTSKLFTLVLVVQPQQVLLGMKKRGFGAGRWNGFGGKVQAGETIEQAAHRELLEESGLTVDNLQKMGQITFEFVGNSELMEVHVFRADTFHGEPTESDEMRPQWFQLDQVPFSHMWPDDVYWFPLLLQKKLFRGYFKFRGLDTILEYTLRQVEEV, via the exons ATGTTCACAAGCAAGCTCTTCACACTGGTGCTGGTGGTGCAGCCCCAGCAGGTGTTGCTGGGCATGAAGAAACGTGGATTCGGGGCTGGGCGCTGGAATGGATTCGGGGGCAAAGTGCAAGCGGGTGAGACCATAGAGCAGGCAGCCCACAG ggagctgctggaagagagCGGATTGACTGTAGACAATTTGCAGAAGATGGGTCAGATCACCTTTGAGTTTGTAGGTAACTCTGAGCTCATGGAAGTCCACGTCTTCCGGGCGGACACCTTTCACGGAGAGCCAACAGAAAGTGACG AAATGCGTCCGCAGTGGTTTCAACTGGATCAGGTGCCTTTCAGTCACATGTGGCCAGATGATGTCTACTGGTTCCCCCTACTGCTCCAAAAGAAGTTGTTCCGGGGCTATTTTAAGTTCCGGGGCCTAGACACTATTCTGGAGTACACGCTGAGGCAGGTGGAGGAGGTTTAA
- the NUDT1 gene encoding 7,8-dihydro-8-oxoguanine triphosphatase isoform X3 gives MGQITFEFVGNSELMEVHVFRADTFHGEPTESDEMRPQWFQLDQVPFSHMWPDDVYWFPLLLQKKLFRGYFKFRGLDTILEYTLRQVEEV, from the exons ATGGGTCAGATCACCTTTGAGTTTGTAGGTAACTCTGAGCTCATGGAAGTCCACGTCTTCCGGGCGGACACCTTTCACGGAGAGCCAACAGAAAGTGACG AAATGCGTCCGCAGTGGTTTCAACTGGATCAGGTGCCTTTCAGTCACATGTGGCCAGATGATGTCTACTGGTTCCCCCTACTGCTCCAAAAGAAGTTGTTCCGGGGCTATTTTAAGTTCCGGGGCCTAGACACTATTCTGGAGTACACGCTGAGGCAGGTGGAGGAGGTTTAA